From the genome of Geobacter sp. SVR, one region includes:
- a CDS encoding glycosyltransferase family 2 protein, whose product MINGKKIVVVLPAYNAEKTLENTWREIPPEVDDIVLVDDCSRDKTAELAQKLGITTIIHKNNTGYGGNQKTCYRTALERGADIVVMVHPDYQYTPRLVTAMAAMIAYGEFDAVLASRILGTGALKGGMPLYKYIANRFLTCVENILLGQKFSEYHTGYRAFSRDVLEKLPLDVNSDDFVFDNQMIAQMVWFDFKVGELSCPTKYFGEASSINFRRSVIYGLGVLGTALQFRLNRWGVMSSVRYRPKRNVGPLRYPDSTMQSFTQKDMRS is encoded by the coding sequence ATGATTAACGGGAAAAAGATAGTTGTGGTGCTGCCGGCCTATAATGCGGAGAAAACCCTGGAGAATACGTGGCGGGAAATTCCTCCCGAGGTCGATGACATTGTGCTGGTGGACGACTGCAGCCGGGATAAAACGGCTGAACTGGCGCAAAAGCTGGGAATTACCACGATAATCCATAAAAACAATACCGGTTATGGCGGCAACCAGAAGACCTGCTACCGCACCGCTCTGGAAAGAGGGGCCGACATTGTGGTCATGGTTCACCCCGACTACCAGTATACACCGCGGCTCGTCACTGCCATGGCTGCCATGATCGCCTACGGGGAGTTCGACGCTGTACTCGCTTCCCGCATTCTTGGGACTGGAGCGCTCAAGGGGGGCATGCCGCTCTACAAATACATCGCCAACCGCTTTCTTACCTGTGTTGAAAACATCCTCTTAGGCCAGAAATTCTCGGAGTATCACACCGGTTATCGGGCCTTTTCACGGGATGTGCTGGAAAAACTGCCGCTGGACGTGAATTCGGATGACTTTGTCTTTGATAACCAGATGATTGCCCAGATGGTCTGGTTCGATTTCAAGGTCGGTGAACTCTCCTGCCCCACCAAATACTTCGGGGAAGCATCCTCCATCAACTTCCGGCGCAGCGTAATCTATGGGCTGGGGGTACTGGGGACGGCACTGCAGTTCAGGCTGAACAGGTGGGGGGTGATGTCGTCGGTGCGATATAGACCGAAGCGCAACGTGGGCCCCCTTCGTTATCCTGACTCCACCATGCAATCATTCACACAAAAGGATATGAGATCATGA
- a CDS encoding B12-binding domain-containing radical SAM protein encodes MDEIAGRWIPLGLLYLAGAVRQANLEAEIYDAMAKGHGYPEIEGRLRASRADYVASTAITATINEAVKTLELAKRIKPDTVTILGGIHPTFMYEEVLSGSAAVDYVVIGEGEATLRHLLEVLEGGGDPATVPGVAFRRRGELVATGRRPLIEAIDDLPVAWDLLDWDNYPSLVIPGARMGAISTSRGCGHGCRFCSQQMFWEKSWRARDPRTVADELEHLYGTYRLNVFLITDEYPTSSRERWEALLDEIIARDLPVHLLMETRAADIIRDRDIIGKYRKAGVIYISLGIETADQSVLDGLGKEQTVEEARQAFDILRQQEIVSEASFMVGFPGETSDSIKRTMQLAQDFNPDIANFFTYIPWPYADGYDELKPLIRVHEYGKYNMVDPVIEPSAMSMLQVEVAIADGYRRFYMGKIMEYMTMKATFKRDYLMRITKLFMGSSFVMRKLGIGMLGKIPAKVAEVKRKFRE; translated from the coding sequence GTGGATGAAATTGCTGGTCGCTGGATTCCCCTCGGCCTGCTCTATCTGGCCGGTGCCGTTCGCCAGGCTAATCTGGAGGCGGAAATCTACGATGCCATGGCCAAAGGGCACGGCTATCCGGAGATTGAAGGCCGTTTGCGTGCCTCCAGGGCGGATTACGTAGCCTCCACCGCGATCACCGCCACCATTAACGAAGCCGTCAAAACTCTCGAACTGGCAAAAAGGATCAAGCCGGATACCGTCACCATCCTGGGAGGGATACACCCGACCTTCATGTACGAGGAGGTGCTTTCGGGCTCTGCCGCCGTGGATTACGTCGTCATCGGCGAGGGGGAGGCGACGCTCCGCCACTTGCTGGAGGTACTGGAGGGTGGCGGAGACCCGGCAACGGTTCCCGGCGTCGCCTTCCGGCGGAGGGGCGAGCTCGTCGCCACCGGCCGGCGCCCGTTGATCGAGGCTATCGATGACCTGCCGGTTGCCTGGGATCTTCTCGATTGGGACAATTATCCGAGCCTGGTGATCCCCGGTGCGCGCATGGGAGCAATCAGCACCTCACGCGGCTGCGGCCACGGCTGCCGATTCTGCTCGCAACAGATGTTCTGGGAGAAGTCCTGGCGCGCGCGCGATCCCCGCACGGTGGCTGACGAACTGGAACACCTGTACGGAACGTACCGGCTGAACGTTTTTCTGATTACCGATGAATACCCCACCAGCAGCCGGGAACGATGGGAAGCACTCCTCGACGAGATCATCGCCAGGGACCTGCCGGTCCATCTGCTGATGGAAACCCGGGCCGCTGACATAATCCGGGACAGGGATATCATCGGGAAGTACCGAAAAGCGGGAGTCATCTATATTTCTCTGGGTATCGAAACAGCGGACCAGTCCGTTCTCGATGGGCTTGGAAAAGAGCAGACAGTGGAGGAAGCGCGGCAGGCATTCGATATCCTCCGCCAGCAGGAGATCGTGTCCGAGGCATCCTTTATGGTCGGCTTTCCCGGCGAAACCTCCGACAGCATCAAAAGGACCATGCAGCTGGCCCAGGATTTCAACCCGGACATCGCCAACTTTTTCACCTATATCCCCTGGCCCTATGCGGATGGATACGACGAGCTCAAGCCGCTCATCCGGGTGCACGAGTACGGAAAATACAACATGGTCGATCCGGTCATCGAACCGAGCGCCATGAGCATGCTTCAGGTGGAAGTCGCCATAGCGGACGGCTATCGCCGTTTTTACATGGGCAAGATCATGGAATACATGACCATGAAGGCGACCTTCAAGCGGGATTACCTGATGCGCATCACCAAGCTGTTCATGGGCAGCTCGTTCGTCATGAGGAAGCTTGGAATCGGCATGCTCGGCAAGATCCCGGCCAAGGTGGCGGAAGTGAAAAGGAAATTCCGGGAGTGA
- a CDS encoding rhodanese-like domain-containing protein, whose protein sequence is MRPLELADKIDQGQSPVVVDVRTGFEYRSGHIPGAISAPIWKILLRLAPLPRDRNVELVVLCELGPRAWMGKILLGFLGFRTITLLEGHMAGWRRAKLPLAM, encoded by the coding sequence GTGCGGCCGCTTGAACTTGCTGATAAGATTGACCAGGGACAGTCTCCCGTAGTGGTTGATGTCCGTACCGGCTTCGAGTACCGCTCCGGTCATATTCCCGGGGCGATCAGCGCGCCGATATGGAAAATCCTGTTGCGGCTCGCCCCGCTTCCGCGGGACAGAAACGTTGAGCTGGTCGTGTTGTGCGAGCTCGGCCCGCGTGCCTGGATGGGAAAGATCCTGCTCGGTTTCCTCGGCTTTCGCACGATCACACTGCTTGAAGGGCACATGGCCGGCTGGCGGCGCGCAAAACTACCTTTGGCCATGTGA
- a CDS encoding response regulator transcription factor, which yields MFPPTGNQGTVLIVEDDRNTAALVATYLEREGFSTVVVHDGGRALQAAGQCNPIFVILDVMLPTMDGWEICRALRRNSDVPVLMLTAREEEIDRVTGLAMGADDYVVKPFSPRELVERVKAILRRSRPAIPRPAATLSFGGLELDSEKHKVTRDGRPIMLTSSEFKILRALMGSPGKAFSREELLDQCYRQGEAVIDRVIDVHIGKLRQKIEDDPSQPRFIQTVRGHGYRFSEEEGEREA from the coding sequence ATGTTCCCACCAACCGGAAACCAGGGTACCGTGCTGATCGTGGAAGACGATCGCAATACGGCCGCTCTGGTTGCAACATATCTCGAACGTGAGGGATTCTCCACGGTGGTTGTCCACGATGGCGGCCGGGCTCTGCAGGCTGCCGGCCAATGCAACCCGATTTTCGTGATTCTGGACGTCATGCTGCCCACCATGGACGGCTGGGAGATCTGCCGGGCCCTGCGCAGGAATTCCGATGTGCCGGTGCTTATGCTGACGGCTCGGGAAGAGGAGATCGACCGGGTCACGGGGCTGGCGATGGGTGCCGACGATTACGTGGTCAAACCCTTCAGCCCCCGTGAACTGGTGGAACGGGTCAAGGCGATCCTGCGCCGCAGCAGGCCGGCCATCCCGCGTCCGGCCGCCACTCTTTCCTTCGGCGGTTTGGAGCTCGATTCCGAGAAACACAAGGTAACCCGCGACGGCCGCCCGATTATGCTGACTTCATCGGAGTTCAAGATCCTGAGGGCGCTGATGGGATCGCCGGGAAAGGCCTTCTCCCGGGAGGAACTGCTGGATCAGTGCTACCGTCAGGGGGAAGCGGTCATCGACCGGGTCATCGACGTCCATATCGGCAAGCTCCGGCAGAAGATCGAGGACGACCCTTCCCAGCCCCGTTTCATCCAGACGGTGCGGGGACACGGATACAGGTTCAGCGAAGAAGAGGGGGAGCGGGAAGCATGA
- a CDS encoding cell wall metabolism sensor histidine kinase WalK gives MRQRLLWKLLVGHIVPVFAIFGVVVWHAIDRRAADYYRVLVERQDVASAEAHRAFLSGIHHDLVWGILATLAITLLLTSLLTRWVLRPLLQITAITKKVADGDYSGRVNAASRYEGGQLADAFNHMADNLEAIERLRKTMVADIAHELRTPLTNLRGYLEGLSDSVIPPTPETFRMLEQEVLRLVNLVEDLQQLARADAARAFLDRRKLSLHELLGQIMDLYRPNFQEKQIVVQWQLEPGSDAVTADRDKLLQAIRNLTDNAWKYTPRQGTVAISTLRTEGGIKTVFTNSGSVIAAHDIPFLFERFFRADRSRSRDAGGAGIGLAIVKELIEAHGGTVGVESDENGTRVWFTLPVQDEPA, from the coding sequence ATGAGGCAGCGCCTGCTCTGGAAGTTGCTGGTCGGACACATCGTCCCTGTCTTTGCGATCTTCGGCGTGGTGGTCTGGCATGCCATTGACCGCAGGGCAGCCGACTATTACCGGGTGCTTGTGGAGCGCCAGGATGTCGCGTCGGCCGAGGCGCACCGCGCCTTCCTTTCCGGCATTCACCACGACCTGGTCTGGGGCATTCTTGCCACCCTGGCCATTACCCTGCTTCTGACGTCCCTCCTGACCAGATGGGTCTTGCGCCCGCTGTTGCAGATCACCGCCATCACCAAAAAGGTTGCCGACGGCGACTATTCCGGCCGGGTAAACGCGGCGTCACGCTATGAAGGGGGGCAACTCGCCGATGCCTTCAACCATATGGCCGACAACCTGGAGGCGATCGAACGGCTGCGCAAGACCATGGTGGCCGACATCGCTCACGAACTGCGGACTCCCCTCACCAATCTGCGCGGTTATCTCGAAGGCTTGAGCGACTCCGTCATCCCCCCCACCCCCGAAACCTTTCGAATGCTGGAACAGGAGGTCCTGCGGCTGGTGAATCTGGTGGAGGATCTCCAGCAGTTGGCCAGGGCGGATGCAGCCAGGGCTTTTCTGGACCGCCGCAAGCTGTCCCTCCATGAACTGCTCGGCCAGATCATGGATCTGTACCGGCCGAACTTCCAGGAGAAGCAGATCGTGGTGCAATGGCAACTCGAACCGGGGAGCGATGCGGTGACGGCAGACCGTGACAAGCTGCTGCAGGCGATCCGCAATCTGACCGACAATGCCTGGAAATATACGCCGCGCCAGGGGACCGTTGCGATTTCAACCCTGCGAACCGAAGGCGGCATCAAGACCGTCTTTACCAACAGCGGCTCGGTAATCGCGGCACATGACATCCCCTTCCTGTTTGAGCGTTTCTTCCGGGCGGATCGTTCGCGTTCCCGGGATGCGGGAGGGGCCGGTATCGGGCTGGCGATCGTCAAGGAGCTGATCGAGGCGCATGGAGGCACGGTGGGTGTCGAAAGCGATGAAAACGGCACCCGTGTATGGTTCACACTCCCTGTCCAGGATGAACCGGCCTAG
- a CDS encoding B12-binding domain-containing radical SAM protein, which produces MSKILFITAPYHCWGVQVVGNWPPLHMAYLAGAALDAGHEAGIFDAMNKGLGFDDIREEIERVQPDYVMSLDYLPVTGAISTATVPDSLRILDIAKEVNPAIVTLLGGPHPTFMFGEILEYEKNHVDFIIKGEPEHILKQLLAAIPEGTGKSVKGIAYREGSEIVSTENQHHIVELDSLNPAWHLLDWDDYHYRVEPEGRMASILTSRGCDMGCAFCSQRMFWREDWRCRKPENVIEEMAHLIETYQIDYFTLIDAYPTKHRDRWELFLDLLIERNFGVRLLIETRVEDIIRDADILHKYRDAGIIHIYIGAESADKDTLNSLNKGTSFEQNKQALDLCREAGIITEASFMIGFTNETWDSIENTIDSAKYLNPDIAVFPVVTPMPFTPLFKDMKDRIRVWDYSKYNLVTPIVEPLEMTMDEITQALGTCYMRFYSDKVQEIVALEDGFKRRYMLSAFKLMMKDHGKHFDFAGSEMPMHFSTDVFKSY; this is translated from the coding sequence ATGAGCAAGATCCTCTTTATAACAGCTCCGTACCACTGCTGGGGAGTACAGGTTGTCGGCAACTGGCCCCCTCTTCATATGGCCTATCTGGCCGGTGCCGCACTCGACGCGGGACATGAAGCCGGGATTTTCGACGCCATGAACAAGGGGCTCGGGTTTGACGATATCCGCGAGGAGATCGAACGGGTTCAGCCCGATTATGTCATGTCCCTGGACTATCTGCCGGTCACCGGCGCCATCAGCACCGCCACGGTCCCCGACTCCCTCAGGATTCTGGATATTGCCAAAGAGGTAAACCCCGCCATCGTCACCCTGCTGGGGGGGCCCCATCCCACCTTCATGTTCGGTGAGATCCTCGAATACGAGAAGAACCACGTGGATTTTATCATCAAAGGGGAGCCGGAGCACATCCTGAAGCAGCTGTTGGCGGCCATTCCGGAAGGAACGGGGAAAAGCGTCAAGGGGATTGCCTACCGCGAAGGGTCGGAGATCGTCAGTACCGAAAACCAGCACCACATCGTCGAACTGGACTCCCTGAATCCGGCCTGGCACCTGTTGGATTGGGACGACTATCACTATCGCGTCGAGCCGGAGGGCAGGATGGCTTCCATCCTCACGTCCCGCGGCTGCGACATGGGCTGTGCGTTCTGCAGCCAGCGGATGTTCTGGCGGGAGGACTGGCGCTGCCGCAAGCCGGAGAACGTCATCGAGGAGATGGCCCATCTGATCGAAACCTACCAGATCGACTATTTCACCCTGATCGATGCCTATCCTACCAAACACCGGGACCGCTGGGAGCTGTTTCTGGATCTTCTGATCGAGCGGAATTTCGGAGTCCGTCTGCTCATCGAGACCCGCGTGGAAGACATCATCCGTGATGCGGATATCCTGCACAAATACCGGGATGCCGGCATCATCCACATCTATATCGGCGCGGAGAGCGCCGACAAGGACACCCTGAACAGCCTCAACAAAGGGACCAGTTTCGAGCAGAACAAGCAGGCCCTGGACCTGTGCCGCGAGGCGGGCATCATCACCGAGGCGTCGTTCATGATCGGCTTCACCAATGAAACCTGGGACTCCATCGAGAACACCATCGATTCGGCCAAGTACTTGAATCCCGACATCGCCGTATTCCCGGTGGTGACCCCCATGCCCTTTACACCGCTCTTCAAGGATATGAAGGATCGCATCCGAGTGTGGGACTACTCGAAATACAATCTGGTAACACCCATCGTTGAGCCGCTTGAAATGACCATGGATGAGATCACCCAGGCCCTGGGCACCTGCTACATGCGTTTCTACAGCGACAAGGTGCAGGAGATCGTGGCGCTGGAGGATGGATTCAAGCGCCGCTACATGCTGAGCGCATTCAAGCTCATGATGAAAGACCACGGCAAGCACTTCGATTTCGCCGGTTCTGAAATGCCGATGCACTTTTCGACGGATGTTTTCAAGAGCTACTGA
- a CDS encoding HsmA family protein — MLLQAVIWMNLALIFYTWAVFSGRKQGLHRKHLIIFGIGLLCDYLGTHQMNLFAQAYGKAPEWHNITGIASLGGMAFHFLLALTASLANRAEAVNRVFHRVSLSIYTCWLIAFFSGAISGMMRMK, encoded by the coding sequence ATGCTGTTGCAAGCTGTAATATGGATGAATTTGGCGCTGATTTTCTACACGTGGGCCGTTTTCAGTGGGCGCAAACAGGGATTACACCGCAAGCACCTGATCATTTTCGGCATCGGTCTTTTGTGCGATTACCTCGGCACTCACCAGATGAACCTGTTTGCCCAGGCCTACGGTAAGGCCCCTGAATGGCACAACATCACCGGTATCGCCTCCCTGGGTGGTATGGCCTTCCACTTTCTGCTGGCGCTGACTGCTTCCCTGGCCAACAGGGCCGAGGCTGTCAACCGCGTCTTTCATCGTGTCAGCCTGAGCATCTACACTTGCTGGCTGATTGCTTTCTTCAGCGGCGCCATCTCCGGCATGATGCGCATGAAATAA
- a CDS encoding DUF3108 domain-containing protein yields MFTQYYKQHPLTSCLILSILVHFLFMYAMRVFETYNFGTPVDVSQTILVDLADEPNAPPAVTEQKSNDNNEIPESPEDEATMNDTPVAAHELNTPVAAFESRESAPVLEEKAVLYEEEQAFRSRASETITAASIAELPRPVAASPVIPPSQGSMFLASKNERLTYQIKMLGLPVGSAELESANNEGEISITLKVRSNTAISSIYPVDDVVETRHINGRFILTKIRQREGSFRGDEGFSINRSKKRVFWFDNIRGHSQKVMLPTDEAVDTLSGIYYLRNRQLEVGKTEILHIYDSETYADVPVEVLRREKLQLSNLTKVNTLVIRPLQKTAGIFRRTGEVMIWLTDDNKKVPVKIVTSIPIGKITAELLSAEYQPYDQNPTGSPPSVIDATIRSHMH; encoded by the coding sequence ATGTTTACTCAGTACTATAAACAACATCCGCTTACATCCTGTCTGATACTCTCCATCCTGGTGCACTTCCTCTTCATGTATGCAATGAGGGTTTTCGAAACCTACAATTTCGGCACACCTGTCGATGTATCACAAACCATCCTGGTTGATCTGGCGGACGAGCCAAATGCTCCTCCTGCTGTGACGGAACAGAAAAGTAATGACAATAACGAAATACCTGAGTCTCCGGAAGATGAGGCTACCATGAATGATACTCCGGTGGCGGCACATGAACTCAACACTCCGGTCGCTGCCTTTGAATCCCGCGAATCTGCGCCAGTACTCGAGGAGAAAGCTGTTCTCTATGAGGAGGAGCAAGCATTCAGAAGCCGGGCCAGTGAGACCATTACTGCCGCTTCGATTGCGGAGCTACCAAGACCAGTTGCTGCAAGCCCTGTTATACCGCCTTCCCAAGGCAGCATGTTTCTGGCATCGAAAAATGAAAGACTTACCTACCAGATAAAGATGCTCGGTCTCCCGGTAGGAAGCGCCGAACTTGAGTCAGCAAATAATGAGGGCGAAATCTCGATCACGCTTAAAGTCAGGTCCAATACTGCCATTTCCAGCATTTATCCTGTAGACGATGTTGTTGAAACCCGCCATATCAACGGCAGGTTCATCCTGACAAAAATCAGACAACGGGAAGGCTCTTTCAGGGGAGATGAAGGATTCAGCATAAATCGTAGTAAAAAAAGGGTTTTCTGGTTTGACAACATCAGAGGCCATAGCCAAAAAGTGATGCTCCCTACCGATGAGGCAGTCGATACCTTGTCCGGAATTTATTACTTAAGGAACCGCCAACTGGAGGTCGGCAAAACCGAAATCCTCCACATCTATGACAGTGAAACTTACGCCGACGTGCCGGTCGAGGTCTTACGGAGAGAAAAGTTACAACTATCTAACCTCACAAAAGTTAACACCCTAGTGATACGCCCGCTCCAGAAAACCGCCGGGATTTTCAGACGAACCGGCGAAGTCATGATCTGGTTGACGGACGACAACAAGAAAGTACCGGTAAAAATTGTGACATCCATTCCGATTGGCAAGATAACGGCCGAACTGCTCTCTGCCGAATATCAGCCTTACGATCAAAATCCAACCGGCTCACCACCGAGCGTTATCGATGCCACCATTCGTTCACACATGCACTAG
- a CDS encoding FmdB family zinc ribbon protein yields MPMYEYRCQSCEHQFELRQKFSDPPASECPECGAEVKKMISSTAFSLKGDGWFNTGYCPKTEAPKPVACAGGGCCAG; encoded by the coding sequence ATGCCGATGTACGAGTACCGTTGCCAAAGCTGTGAGCACCAGTTCGAATTGCGCCAGAAGTTTTCCGATCCGCCGGCCAGTGAATGCCCGGAATGCGGCGCAGAAGTGAAAAAAATGATTTCCTCCACCGCCTTCAGCCTGAAGGGGGACGGCTGGTTCAACACCGGCTACTGCCCCAAAACCGAAGCGCCCAAGCCGGTCGCCTGCGCGGGTGGTGGCTGCTGCGCGGGGTGA
- the folD gene encoding bifunctional methylenetetrahydrofolate dehydrogenase/methenyltetrahydrofolate cyclohydrolase FolD, whose amino-acid sequence MARIIDGKAIAAKIRTEIAAGVQELKQQGVTPGLAVVLVGDDPASRVYVSMKEKACHEAGIFSDEYKLPAETSEAELLTLVDKLNNDPRIHGILVQLPLPPQINTEKVLEAISPLKDADGFHPYNVGRLSVGKPLFQPCTPYGVLVMLKEEGVDLNGKEVVVIGRSNIVGKPVAMMCLAQNATVTVCHSRTRDLADVVRRADVVIAAVGRPEMVKGDWIKPGAVVIDVGVNRVGEKKLVGDVDYAAASERAAAITPVPGGVGPMTITMLLYNTLESARRVAGA is encoded by the coding sequence ATGGCAAGAATCATCGACGGCAAGGCGATTGCCGCAAAAATACGGACCGAGATTGCGGCGGGCGTACAGGAACTGAAACAGCAGGGTGTTACGCCGGGGTTGGCGGTGGTGCTGGTAGGCGACGACCCGGCCAGTCGCGTGTATGTCAGCATGAAGGAGAAGGCGTGCCACGAGGCAGGCATCTTCTCCGACGAGTACAAGCTGCCCGCCGAAACCAGCGAGGCCGAACTCCTGACGTTGGTGGACAAGCTCAATAACGACCCGCGCATTCATGGCATTCTGGTGCAGTTGCCGCTGCCGCCGCAGATCAACACCGAAAAGGTGCTGGAGGCCATCTCCCCACTCAAGGATGCTGATGGATTCCATCCCTACAACGTCGGCCGTCTGTCGGTCGGCAAACCCCTTTTTCAACCCTGTACCCCGTACGGCGTTTTGGTGATGCTGAAGGAGGAGGGGGTCGACCTGAACGGCAAGGAAGTGGTGGTGATCGGCCGTTCCAATATCGTCGGCAAGCCGGTGGCCATGATGTGCCTGGCCCAGAACGCCACGGTCACGGTATGCCATTCGCGTACCCGCGATCTGGCTGACGTGGTCCGCAGGGCCGATGTCGTTATCGCTGCGGTCGGCCGTCCGGAGATGGTCAAGGGTGATTGGATCAAGCCGGGCGCCGTGGTCATCGATGTCGGGGTGAACCGCGTGGGTGAAAAGAAGCTGGTGGGCGACGTCGATTATGCGGCTGCCAGCGAGCGGGCCGCGGCAATTACCCCGGTTCCGGGCGGAGTCGGACCGATGACAATCACCATGCTGCTGTACAATACGCTGGAGTCGGCACGCCGCGTCGCCGGGGCATAA
- the galU gene encoding UTP--glucose-1-phosphate uridylyltransferase GalU, translating to MKVKKAVFPVAGLGTRFLPATKASPKEMLPLIDKPLVQYVVEEAVASGIEQILFVTGRGKRSIEDHFDISVELEAHLYDKGKDIELSRVREIAEMVDIFYVRQRQALGLGHAIQCAKDFVGNEPFAVLLGDDIIDSARPCLRQLLDVHDVYGRSVLALEKVPLENISSYGCVRADEVSERVYDVIDMVEKPKRAEAPSDMAIIGRYVLTPRIFDILEQQEPGKGGEIQLTDAILTLSKEEKVYGCLFEGLRHDCGDKLGFLKATVDMALKREEFRGEFETYLRERLC from the coding sequence ATGAAAGTCAAAAAAGCTGTTTTCCCGGTTGCCGGTCTGGGTACCCGTTTTCTGCCGGCCACAAAAGCGTCACCCAAGGAAATGCTGCCGCTGATCGACAAACCGCTGGTGCAGTACGTGGTGGAGGAGGCAGTGGCTTCAGGCATCGAGCAGATCCTGTTCGTTACCGGGCGGGGCAAGCGCTCCATCGAGGACCATTTCGACATCTCCGTCGAACTGGAAGCGCACCTCTACGACAAAGGCAAGGACATCGAACTCTCGCGGGTGCGGGAGATTGCCGAGATGGTCGATATCTTCTACGTGCGGCAGCGGCAGGCTCTCGGGCTCGGCCATGCCATCCAGTGCGCCAAAGATTTCGTCGGCAACGAGCCCTTTGCCGTGCTGCTGGGAGACGACATCATCGACAGCGCGCGCCCCTGTCTGCGGCAACTGCTGGATGTCCATGACGTCTATGGCCGCTCGGTACTGGCCCTCGAGAAGGTGCCGCTGGAAAATATCTCCTCCTACGGCTGTGTCCGTGCCGATGAGGTATCCGAACGGGTTTACGATGTGATCGACATGGTGGAGAAGCCGAAGCGTGCGGAGGCCCCCTCGGACATGGCCATTATCGGGCGCTATGTCCTGACTCCGCGTATATTCGACATTCTTGAGCAGCAGGAGCCGGGCAAGGGGGGGGAAATTCAGTTGACCGATGCCATCCTGACCCTTTCAAAGGAGGAGAAAGTCTACGGATGCCTGTTCGAAGGCCTGCGCCACGACTGCGGTGATAAGCTGGGATTTCTCAAGGCGACTGTCGATATGGCACTGAAGCGCGAAGAATTCCGGGGCGAATTTGAAACGTATTTACGGGAGCGGCTGTGTTAG
- a CDS encoding exosortase system-associated protein, TIGR04073 family, whose protein sequence is MRKRTLLLSALMFVAVTTAPVVALAEQQPEMIVEKMTIKFTRGLTNIVTSVAELPKQSMLTVRDMGGPGYVIGPLKGIGMMLYRSFIGVTETAFFLVPQPGYYDPMIDPPYVWEGWDPKRETTYSMGEQK, encoded by the coding sequence ATGAGAAAACGCACACTGCTGTTGTCCGCATTGATGTTTGTGGCCGTGACCACTGCGCCGGTTGTAGCCCTGGCCGAGCAGCAGCCCGAAATGATCGTGGAAAAGATGACCATCAAATTCACCCGCGGACTGACCAATATCGTGACCAGTGTTGCAGAACTGCCCAAGCAGAGCATGCTGACGGTGCGCGATATGGGGGGGCCGGGCTATGTGATCGGCCCGCTGAAGGGTATCGGCATGATGCTGTACCGCAGTTTCATCGGCGTCACCGAAACCGCCTTTTTCCTGGTGCCGCAGCCGGGCTACTACGACCCCATGATCGATCCTCCCTATGTATGGGAGGGGTGGGACCCGAAGCGGGAAACCACCTACTCCATGGGAGAGCAAAAATAA